A window of Castanea sativa cultivar Marrone di Chiusa Pesio chromosome 1, ASM4071231v1 contains these coding sequences:
- the LOC142629513 gene encoding uncharacterized protein LOC142629513 — translation MKFDWSSTAQSRGVGVVLYHEENEVVALSFKLEFPCSNNTAEYEAYLTGLATALEMGVKHLKVVGDSNLVVCQTKGSFSLKEPILAPYRAMAQKIEERFSTFEIEHAPRGENRFVDALAALGSQIIFEGNSAKIEINKRRESIIEVLKENFREEQCEEDWRNPIREVLIKEGELAELKTLKDYILVGGELYRRMPGGILSREESYAVFASKDWREPFTQYLAEGVLPQKHNERYKLKRLVTRYFLHNGVLFKKGYDGDLLRCLGPEEAKSMIKEVHVGECGEHQGKKKLYRCLLQMGYYWPAMKKDTAEFGLDLVGPVNPPSRGYIWILVATEYFTKWAEAVPLRKATKGAVANFIKENIIVRFGVPHRIISDNGTPFVNNDVRKMLEFYQVKHH, via the exons ATGAAGTTTGACTGGTCTTCTACTGCCCAATCAAGGGGAGTGGGAGTAGTTCTATATCACGAAGAAAACGAGGTTGTAGCACTATCATTCAAGCTGGAGTTCCCCTGCTCAAATAACACGGCAGAATATGAGGCCTACCTAACTGGGTTAGCCACGGCCCTTGAGATGGGGGTCAAACACTTGAAGGTGGTGGGAGATTCGAATTTGGTGGTCTGCCAAACCAAAGGGAGCTTTTCCTTGAAGGAACCCATCCTAGCTCCTTATCGGGCGATGGCCCAGAAGATAGAAGAAAGGTTTTCAACCTTTGAAATAGAACACGCACCGAGAGGTGAGAATCGATTCGTAGATGCGTTGGCCGCGCTAGGCTCGCAAATAATATTTGAAGGAAATAGTGCCAAGATAGAAATCaacaagagaagagaatcaatTATAGaagttttgaaggaaaatttCAGGGAAGAGCAGTGCGAAGAGGATTGGCGAAATCCCATAAGGGAGGTTCTAATCAAGGAAGGCGAGCTTGCGGAGTTGAAAACGTTAAAGGACTACATTCTGGTAGGAGGAGAACTGTACCGCAGGATGCCAGGAGGGATCCTGTCAAG GGAGGAAAGTTACGCTGTGTTTGCCAGCAAAGATTGGAGGGAGCCATTCACTCAGTATCTAGCAGAAGGCGTCCTGCCGCAGAAGCACAATGAGCGTTACAAGCTCAAAAGGCTAGTAACACGCTACTTTTTGCACAACGGGGTCCTTTTCAAAAAAGGATATGATGGAGACCTACTGCGCTGTCTGGGCCCTGAAGAAGCAAAAAGTATGATAAAGGAAGTGCACGTAGGAGAATGTGGAGAGCatcaaggaaagaaaaagttataTAGGTGTCTGCTGCAGATGGGTTACTACTGGCCTGCCATGAAGAAAGACACAgcagaattt GGGCTTGATTTGGTGGGGCCCGTTAACCCACCGTCACGTGGGTACATATGGATCCTGGTCGCCACAGaatacttcaccaagtgggcaGAAGCAGTGCCACTTCGCAAAGCTACTAAAGGAGCAGTGGCCAACTTTATCAAGGAAAATATAATAGTAAGATTCGGAGTGCCCCATAGAATTATCAGCGACAATGGCACACCATTTGTCAACAACGATGTAAGAAAAATGTTGGAATTCTACCAAGTTAAACACCATTGA